The Ictalurus punctatus breed USDA103 chromosome 9, Coco_2.0, whole genome shotgun sequence genome contains a region encoding:
- the LOC128633557 gene encoding CUB and zona pellucida-like domain-containing protein 1: MNIAIRKSYLDSLGISWYDLYLDDHRCRASTDNYYVTFNFRLHSCSTGRTTENGRIIYTNNVRAAQPTSDEITRHDTVFPLVVKCVMERDSSVEILYEAKEITNAAIIGTGRFNTTMAFYPSSSFYYPITDSPYRVNLNQQLYVQVQLTPAEPSLHLFMDSCVASPNHDYSSRTYDLIRNGCQRDNTVNIYRNGNRYFAQFSFSAFKFLRTHNQVFLKCDVIICPDNDYNSRCRQGCSYRRKRSTSSDHHTEVLILGPITLKGPEEAEAKTEDKE; encoded by the exons ATGAACATTGCCATCCGTAAATCCTACCTGGACTCACTGGGCATCAGCTGGTACGACCTTTATCTTGATGACCATCGCTGCAGAGCTTCAACTGACAACTACTATGTCACCTTCAACTTCCGTCTCCATAGCTGCAGCACCGGGAGAACG ACCGAGAATGGACGTATTATCTACACCAATAATGTGCGAGCAGCTCAGCCAACGTCGGATGAGATCACCCGACATGATACAGTTTTCCCGTTGGTTGTGAAATGTGTGATGGAGCGTGATTCTTCAGTCGAGATTCTTTATGAGGCCAAAGAGATTACAAATGCAGCTATCATTGGAACGGGTCGGTTCAACACCACCATGGCCTTTTACCCATCCAGCAGCTTTTACTACCCCATCACCGATTCCCCGTACCGAGTGAACCTCAATCAGCAACTGTACGTGCAGGTGCAGCTAACCCCAGCCGAACCAAGCCTCCACCTGTTCATGGACTCCTGTGTGGCCTCGCCAAACCACGACTACAGCAGCCGCACCTATGACCTTATACGCAATGG CTGTCAGAGAGACAACACGGTAAACATATACAGAAATGGAAATCGTTACTTCGCTCAGTTCAGCTTCAGCGCATTCAAGTTCCTGCGCACACACAACCAGGTGTTCCTCAAGTGTGATGTCATTATCTGCCCTGACAACGACTACAACTCACGATGTCGCCAAGGATGCAGTTATCGCAGGAAACGAAGCACTAGCTCTGATCACCACACTGAGGTCCTCATCCTTGGGCCAATCACACTCAAAG gtCCAGAGGAGGCTGAGGCCAAGACGGAGGACAAGGAGTGA
- the LOC128633560 gene encoding CUB and zona pellucida-like domain-containing protein 1 — translation MSNVECPAARVDCSSDSMNIAIRKSYLDSLGFSWYDLYLDDHRCRASTDNYYVTFNFRLHSCSTGRTTENGRIIYTNNVRAAQSTSGEITRNDTAFPLVVRCVMERNSSVGILYEAKEITNAAITGTGRFNTTMAFYPSSSFYYPITDSPYRVNLNQQLYVQVQLTPAEPNLHLFMDSCVASPNHDYSSRTYDLIRNGCRRDNTVNIYRNGNRYFAQFSFSAFKFLRTHNQVFLKCDVIICPDNDYNSRCRQGCLNRGKRSTSSDHHTEVLTLGPITL, via the exons ATGTCAAACGTTGAATGTCCTGCAGCCCGTGTGGATTGCTCCTCTGACTCGATGAACATTGCCATCCGTAAATCCTACCTGGACTCACTGGGCTTCAGCTGGTACGACCTTTATCTTGATGACCATCGCTGCAGAGCTTCAACTGACAACTACTATGTCACCTTCAACTTCCGTCTCCATAGCTGCAGCACCGGGAGAACG ACTGAGAACGGACGTATTATCTACACCAATAATGTGCGAGCAGCTCAGTCAACGTCGGGTGAGATCACCCGAAATGATACAGCTTTCCCGTTGGTTGTGAGATGTGTGATGGAGCGTAATTCTTCAGTCGGGATTCTTTATGAGGCCAAAGAGATTACAAATGCAGCTATCACTGGAACGGGTCGGTTCAACACCACCATGGCCTTTTACCCATCCAGCAGCTTTTACTACCCCATCACCGATTCCCCGTACCGAGTGAACCTCAATCAGCAACTGTACGTGCAGGTGCAGCTAACTCCAGCCGAACCAAACCTCCACCTGTTCATGGACTCCTGTGTGGCCTCGCCAAACCACGACTACAGCAGCCGCACCTATGACCTTATACGCAATGG CTGTCGGAGAGACAACACGGTAAACATATACAGAAATGGAAATCGTTACTTCGCTCAGTTCAGCTTCAGCGCATTCAAGTTCCTGCGCACACACAACCAGGTGTTCCTCAAGTGTGATGTCATTATCTGCCCTGACAACGACTACAACTCACGATGTCGCCAAGGATGCCTCAATCGCGGGAAACGAAGCACTAGCTCTGATCACCACACTGAGGTTCTTACCCTTGGGCCAATCACACTCTAA